Genomic window (Accipiter gentilis chromosome 7, bAccGen1.1, whole genome shotgun sequence):
CCAGCCCCGCACCACCCCAACCCACCCAGCCCACCCAGCGCACACTGCCCCatgccccctgcccaccccagctcccCAACAGTGGTGCTGGCCACCCAGGGGTCCTTCTCCCCGACCCCGCAGGGCAGGCACCCTCCTACCTGGCACGGCCACGCTGGAGACGGCCTCGGGCTGGCTCAGCGTGTCCACCTTGACGTGCTGGAAGCCCTTGCAGGTGGCACTCTGCAGGTGCCTGCGCCCGGGTGGGAAAGAGTGGGCGACAGCCTCCCCTAAGTCACCGTCCCAGCCCCCTGCAACCCCGTCGGCTCTGGCAAGGGCTGGGTGCCAGCAATCCCGCCCACCCTCCCCTTAGGCAAAGCACCCTGCTGTGGTTCAGGACAACGTAGACCTCCCATTCCCCCATGTCCACAGGCATCCCCAGGCAGAAGATGCACAGAGACCTCCCAAGCCCCCTGTCCCCTTTACAGTGACAGCCCCAGGACAGACAGATTGATCCTCGTCCCTGCCATCAGACAGGGGATGCAGCTTGGGACTCAGCAGCTCCAACACCCCTCCGCGCCTGAGCACCCCACCCAAAAATGAGCTCTTTGCGCCCCCTCCCCTACCTCTTCCAGTCCTCCTCAGTCTCCCAGAACTCGTAGATGATGAAGGTGACCCCATCGGGCAGCTTCACCGCGGTGACGCTGGCAGGAGCGGGGAGAGGGATGAGCCCTGAACCATGGGGCATCCCTCCCACCTCAGCCTCTGCAGCCACAGGCACACTGTAGGGTAGGCCACCAAGGGGgtgaccccagccccagcagcccaggTGGGGGGacctccccccaccaccaccaccccagcacTCCCCAGCCCATACAAAAGGGTTTTGGTGGCCAAGCATCACTACACCCCCAAATCCTGGCTGGTTTGCCTCAGCCCTTCACTTGGTGGAGTGCCCCTTGCTGTGAGGGCAGCTGGACAAcccctgccccccctgcccctccgctgCACGTCTGCCGGTGGTACCCACTGGAAGCAGTCCCGCTCCCCGGCCACGCTCTTCAGGTACTGCTTCAGGGAGCTGCAAAACTCGCCCAGATGCTTGTGCGACACCGTCATCTCATCCCGCACCAGGAGGAGGTACTGCCAGGCCCCCCGAAACACAGTGGCATGTGAGACCCAAAAAACACATTGACACGCCCCACCCCCAAGTCCGATGCCACGCTGCAGGgacaccccagcaccccatggGTGGTGGCCAGGTACTCTCACCGTGCAAGCCGTGCTCTCGCTGTCCGACAGCCGCTGGTGCAGGTCAAACCAGAGAGtctgggaaaagggggaaaaggtgggggggcgggggctgaGGCTTTGTGTCCCTCCTAGGCTGGCAGGTTTCTGTCCCTGTGCTTGGCATTATGGGCTGTTCCCCCTTCTCTGCAGGGGATGGCTCCAAGAGCTGTTTGCACCTTAACATCCTCCCATCAAGACCCTCTGCAAAAGCTTCccgtgctcccagtgcagccgacATCCCCAACACCACGTCCTCGCATCAGCCCCAAAATAGCTGTCACCTTTCCACGATCCCTGAATTGTCCCTGGGGTGGCATGAGCAGGGGTACCCATCCCTCCTCAGTGCCCACTTGCACCTTCCCAGCCCTGGGCACACTCTTATTTCCTCTAGCAACCACAATCAACATTTTTCTGCCCTCAACCTTCACGGCACCTCTCTGCTGCCACGTACAGCACCACTTTTCCCCTGTCCCCTTCTGCCCTGAAAGTGCAAACCAGGAGGATTTCAGAAACCTCTCCTGTACTGCAACTTTTTCTCCTTCAAGTCCCTAGATGGAGTAAGACTGCCTCTGCAAGAGACATTGTCTTCTTCCTTATGTTTTTCCGTGTTTAAATAAACTCAGTTAATTATTCCACATTCAATAGCTGCCATCAGCTCGTCAGATGCAATATCCTCCAACATCATCACCACCAGCAACCCAACTCCCACCCGTGGCCCGTGCATGCCACAGCACAGGGATGGGCATGGCTACCTCTTGATCACCTCTGTTCCAACCAGGGCAGGAAGGTGCTGGGGCTGCGGGGACACCCAAGGGACAGCCCCATGCATGGAAATGCTGGCCCTTACCTTGTCCTCCAGCCTGCCGATCAGCTCGGCGAGCCTGTTGAtctgcccctccagcccctccgCCTTGGTGTCGGGGGACCCTGCGCAGAGCCAGGAGGCAGTGATGGAGCAATAGGCACCCACGGACACCCCCAAGAGCCCTGTTGCCCTCCGGGGAAGTCAAGCATTGCCTCCGTGCTGCCGTGGAGACCAGAGCTCCCTTCCCCAAGTGCCCCCAACCACTCCAGGCTGCCAGTGCGGCTGGGAAGCGGCCATTGCTTACCAGTCTGGAAGCTCTTCCCATGCTCCCTGGGGACCATCCAGTTGGTGGGAGAGTAGCTGGGCACAGAGCTGTCGTACCAGGTGTCCATCAGACCGTGGCCAGCCTTGCTGGGGTAGTGCCTGCAACCAGAGAGCACATGGGCGgtcagggagggcagagctgggcacaTACAGCACAGCGTGAGTCAGCCCCAGGGAGCCGACATCGGAGCAGCCTTTTTGGCAGCTCTGCCACCAACACCAGACCCCTTGGAGAGCAGCAGTGCCTGCACCGTGCCCAAGCAGCACAGGCTTCCCTCCCATATCATCCTTCAAAATCACCTGGCATGGGGAGTGGGTCAGAACTAGAGCAACAGCAGtgggctgctcccagcagccatcacttttctttcctgcttATGAAACACCGCAGCAGCCCTCCTGGCATCTCCTGCAGCCCTCGGGGATTTTTTCTTCCCTAGACAGACACCCACAACATTGGGTGCCAGTAGCTGTGCCCAGCCGGCTGGCTGCACCTTAATGGGGCTGGTTTTGCAGTCGGATGGCTTTGGCGACTAATGTGGGAAAAGGTGCTGTCGCATAGGCTGCCCATGCCCAAATTGCTGCCCATGAGCAGGGGAAGCCTGCCCACCCGGCAGCCTGGCCGTGCATCCCATCAACAGGCTGCAGCCGCAGTTCTCCTGGAGAATGGAGACACATCCACCATAGCATCTCCTCCACCTTGCTTCTTCCTCTGGGGCTACAAAGCCCATTTGGCCTAGCTCATCCTGCAACACCTCTTGGAGAAAAGGAATGTGTGCgtatgtgtgcatacacacatgctCATGCATGCACGTACCCCTGAGACATCAATGAccatccagccccagctccttggTGGTCCCCCCCAGGCCCTCATTCATTTGCAAGTCAGAGGGGATGCTAAGAACCCCCCACAAGGGTTTGCAGCTGCCATCTGGGTGCGGAGAGATGGGAATGGGTTTTGGGAAGTAtgagcctttctttctttcctcctccactGATGGGAAGCCTGAATCGCAGAGGGAGAGGTTGAGCTGCTCAGAGGGTTTCTAGCGTTTCCTTCCAGTGAGAGCAGCTCCATGCCAGCTGCCCACTGGTGGAGGTGCCCGGGAGCCCTGGCTCACCTTGGCATCTCTTGCCAGCCATGCGGATCCCGGCTGGAGGCAACACGCCGAGCACCGGGGAGCCAATGGGCACAACAATGGCTGGCATTGTCCCTGCCCTCCTGTCCCTCCTCAGGCACCCAGCTCCCTCCGAAGCACAGCAGTGGGTGCCCTCTCTACCCTCCCTGACTACACGTGACTATTTCAGCTGGCTCCTCTGGTGCCAAGGCAGCAATGTCCAGGCAGCTGTTGTCCTCCAAAATCAGCCAGTGTGGACTTGGCCACGTACATGGGAACATGAGAAGCAGATCTGGTCCTGAAGAACATCCCCAAGATAAGAAAGCAAGAACAGCGATAAAGGTGGCAGGAAAATCCTGGTTGCTACAGGCTGTGCAATAATCCCACTGCTGGTGCTGAATAATCCCCAGTCAATAGGCAGGAAATTAGGTGAGAACAgacagagatttctttttaatcacaaTTTAATGAGGTGTCTCAGGCTTGGATGTTCTGCTCTCTCGCTTTGTTTTACAGCCctttattttggtgttttttaGGCCACCTCTTTGTCTTCATGTGGATGCATGAGATGAtaattttttgtggttgttggtttattttttctattatcaCCATGAGAAAACAACTACAATAGTCCTCATTATGAGCTGGGCCCACACGTCAGCAAATAAAAGCCAGCAAAGTCTTTCATGGGCTCTAATTGCTCCATCTGATGTCGGGCTTGTTTCCTCCTCATTGTTTCCCAGGAGCTCTTACTTTTTCCACATTTTGTACAAGGTTTGCCACAGGCCAGCAGTTTCCTTCCAAAATGGGGAGAAGAAAGCAATGTGGGTTGATGAAACCCAGAGCATTCCTCTTAGGAAAGCTGGTGAGATGTCACCTGCGCTGCCCAGGGTCTCACTGTGTACCAGGCAGCAACAGCTCCTGTGAGAGCAGCCCACTGCCGCCTGTTCAGGATGCAACTGCTGTTGatgttaaaaacccaaaccaccaagaCCTGGCTGCAGTGAAGCATTTGGGGACGTCAGCCCCTGCGGCCTGGGAGCTGGGATTTTCACTCTTTGTGATTGGTCCACGTGCCTCGGGCCCCTCTGCCTGCCCACAGCCTGGGGAAGCCAAGGCTTCCCCCCCAAGCATCCCATGGGCTCCTGGTTTGCAGGTATGGCAGGAGAGGGATTCGCCTCATGAGCATCTGATGAAGAGGGATTCGCCTCATGAGCATCTGATGAACGGTTTCCATGGCAACCTGTCCTGGTTACAGCTGGTGACGGGCGGTACTCTGGTACTCTGGGGAGGTGAGTGACACTGTGACACCAAGGGGGGCTGTGCTGAGGTTTGGGCTATGCTGCTGGGTACCCCTTCTATTTCAGCCCTGGCAGCACTTGAGAAATCTTGAAACTGTTTCCTCTGTCTTCTCCAAGTTTGGTAGCACGTGTTGGACTGCTGGGCTGGGGATGGTCCCCTCACATGGGACCCGTGGACGGCAGTACCTGTCCCCAGTGCACAAGCACCTTTTGCCTTTGTGGATGATTTCACCCGCTGGGTGCCCCGGCAGGAGGGACGGCATCCCCGGCACGGGAAGCCGCCCACCGTGGGCTGTCCCCAGCACACCCCAGACAGCCACCCCACTGCTGGTGCCTGTGTTTTGCCCTGGATGGGACTGGTGGTTTTGCTCAGAGAAGCAGCCCCATGCACCCAGcactgcccagcccagctccagggTGCTGTGCCCTTGTTTTCATCCCCTCCTGCACCACTTGTGGGTGAAGGGGTCAAGAGGGACCCTTCGGGCTGCAGGAGAGTAAGAGACAGGGCAAGACAGAGTGGCAGAGGAAAGTCCCAAGAGCTCTCAGAGAGCCGGGAAGGGAGGCAAAGAGAAAGGCAGCCACTTGCCTGGCTCCCCTTTGCTCCCGCACACCATCTGCTGCATTTTCCCTTGCCTGGCAAAAGCAGCCTCCtcatcctttccctccctcccccccccccccccccccgccccgtgcacCAAAATCAACCGGGAAGCagagaggagggcaggaggtgcggCAGACCTGGCGGGGTTGGTTTGCTCGTCGATGGCATCCACGGCACTCTCCACAGAGCTCAGCAGCGACTGGGTCTGGTTCGCTGTCTCCTTCAGCAGGAAGCGGGTCACGAACTGGTCCACGTTGCTGCCGCTCTCGTACACCTGCCAAGGCAGACAGCGAGCACGGTGAGACCCAGCACCGAGCGGCCAGCGCCAACGGGCACCCTGGCTGGTGCAGCATCCACCCAACATCTCACACGCAAGCTGGTCGCCTCCATGTCCCCAACTGTAAGGGCCACAGGAGGAATGAGTACGTGCTTTCCCACCCCACAGGAAGCATATAGCCCTCCAGCTTCTGTGGGTCGCCCAGCATATAGACGCTCCAGCATCCATCACTCCTAGGACAGACTTATAGAGGCTGTGATGGGAGTGTGGGCAGCGAGGCACATCAGCATTACTTTATTTATAGATAAATAAACAATGTAAAGAAGTGATTACCTAAAGTCCATAGTTGCTCTCTTTACTGTGATCTTAAATTACCTGACTATTGCCTTGCAGGGCAAGACCCAGTAGGTGCAGGTGTGAGAAGTGGTCCCTCCTGTGCTTTGGAGATCCCTGCTCTGAGAACTTCATCATGTTATTTAGTGCCTTAGTCCACAACGGTATGGCCAACACAGTGCTAAAGTAAAAGGGGTTTGGGACGATGAACATGGCTTTCACTGGGGAGCTGCAAGCTGAAGATGCCTTCaagccagcagcagaaagcactggCAGTCCCCACCCAGTCTCCCTTCCATCCCACACTGCGAGACAAGAGCCTCAGCATATTTTGGTATTAGAGTTTTTTATtctgaagagggagaaaaggaaagctctGGCCTTTTGGGGCCAGAGGCAGGATGCAGacagcctgcagagcaggagTGCCTTCAGCAGGATGCAGGCTGCTCCTGGGGAGCTTTGGTGGAGGAGGACAAGCTGTTCGAGAAACAGAAGCTCCCAGGGTAATCCAAACCCTCCCAAGAGAGAAAACacttaataaaatgttttaacacCACAACCGATCGGCTTAAAGCACCCAgggccccttccccagcacagccTTGCTGTGCCCTGCCCATGGCACGGTCCTGCTCCTCCACCTCCTGCCAGCCACTGGCAGAGGCAAGACACCAGCACAACTGGACGGGCACCGGCTCAACCAGTACAATACTGGCCCAACCAGTACAACATTGGCCCAACACCACTCCAACCAGTCCAACACCAGCCCAACAGGTCTGACCCCAGCTCAAACACACCGAGATCAGCCCAGCCAGGCTACTGGCCACACCAGGTCTGGCTATAGCTAACCACTCAGCATCAGAGCTAAAAACACTTGTGGTGAAAAAAAAGGGTCCTCTAAACCCAAACTCACTAGCATCATTTTTTCCCCAGACTCTTTCTAACCCATCAGTGCCTGCTGGGACAGCATGTGGCCCCGGCAAACAGCTGCATGCCGGCACCTCCTGGCATGGGACTCCTCCAGGACCCATAACTTTTTGCTGTGATGAGACAGGGATGGATGCCCCTGGCTCCTGGCATGCCACCAGCAATGACCAAACTCAGGGGTGACACCGGAGTGGTCCCAGCACCACCAGTTATCTGAGCACTCAGCGGCACAACGTAAGTACCCCAAGCTCCCCAAAGcaaattattcttgttttatGGTGAAGCGATTAATAAGGGTTATTTCCATGGCAaccagagcagctctgcaagaACCTGGAGGGCCTTTATCTcttattttaaatcataaaaGAAGAATGAGCTGAAGAAAAACACTTCTGGGGAAACTGGTCGCAGAGCTGATTTCTCACCCCTGATTTGGTAGGGGACCACAAGTTTCTTGAGAGCTTCTTGAGCATCCAACTAGTGTGGTGCTTAACGACTTGTCTCTAACACAAAAAACTTGCTCCCCTCCCTGTCACAGCCATGGTGTTTCCGGGGGAAGTGCATGATGTGGTGATTCCTGCCGGACAGTGATGCTGAAGCAAACTGCCATGCAGTATTCATGATCTCCTGCAGCTGCTCGCTGTAGCACCATTGGGTGGCAGGGAGGGGGACATAAGGAGGGCAGGGACTGATGCGCTGCGTTGCTCTTTCACCAGCACAGCCCATCCCAGGACACTGGGCAAACGGAGATGGGACTGGCTCCGGGCACTCCATGGGCTGCATGACAATCAAGCACCGGGGTGCTCCTCGGATTTGGGGGATGCACTCAGCAGTGCACATGGGACCCTGCCACCTTTTAAGCCTTTCTCCAAGCAGGAGCATGCTCCCCTCTGCAGCCCTGGCAGAGTCCAGCACGCTCCACCAGCACCACCATTATCTGACAGGCTGGTCAGAGGGAGGAAAGCCGGCATCAATGCATGATACGGGGAGATGCGTCAGAAGaccgggcaggagcagggcaggtgtCTCTGGCCAGGGATCATCAAAGCCTCAGAAACACAACCCTTAACACCGAGTGATCGCCTCCAAGTTATGTCGTTCCTCCATGGCCTGGCGATGTTTGAAAACAAGGTCAGACGGCTTAGAAAAACCTGCTCGCATGCTGGTTGTTAATAGTGAGATTCGTAATGCCCTGAAACCAAGCACAGCCGGTGCAGCACCACTCACCCATACAAATGAGTATGATGGAGCAGTGCCCCCATCGGGGCTGCCTCAAGACCACCTCTGCCTTGCTGGGGGGGGAACCAAAGATCAATGTCTCCCTCGCTCTCCCCTTTGGGATTTTGCCTTATTTTACTGGGGAGTGGAGCAGCGGGTGCCATACCATGGGACCACGCAgcctgctggggctggctgcgCTTCCTTGCCTGCTACGGAGGGGGTTGCTGCTGGGCTATTTGGACCAGGACACCAGTGCCTCCATACTGAGCTCAGACATCTCCTGATAAGTCCTGCCCAGTTTTGCCTTGCTCCGGGCAGGCAGGGAGAGTCATGAACAGGGCAGCCTGAGACCATGGATGCGGCAGCTGGTGGAGCATCACACCGGGCCCCTTCTGTGGGAGGCACAGGCACCACCTCAAGACAAATAAACAGCAGTTGAGCCAAGGGAGTGATGCGAAAACATTTGTTGAGCATTTGGATtgggaaaagaattttaaatctaGTCACAAATATTCCTGGATAGCTGGACGATCTCTGTTCTCCCTAGAAAAATACAACTCACTCAGAACGTGCAATATATACTCTATATATACGTGTATTCTTTCCAAGCACTGtgttatacatacacacagagacataGATATCACATCCAAACAAGTCTGTATAGACAGTGTATTAAATTCACTGTTAAGGTACATcacccttcttcttcctctgccgGCATGCTCCGGAAAGAGGCCTACACTGGGCCAAATCCACCCCTTTGCCCAGGCAATTACTTTGTCATTTAATACATGTCCCACTACACACAGTCTGGCTAAGAAGGGTGTATTAA
Coding sequences:
- the NECAB2 gene encoding N-terminal EF-hand calcium-binding protein 2, which translates into the protein MCEQAARYCRAGVQRLLRKPPPALRGLDGLLRWVVARMSDKAVAERELLSPGAAAAAAAQRKGTSVILDIFRRADKNDDGKLSLEEFQAFFSDGTLNEEELEKLFHTIDSDNTNNVDTKELCDYFADHMGDYEDVLASLETLNLSILKAMDYTKRVYESGSNVDQFVTRFLLKETANQTQSLLSSVESAVDAIDEQTNPARHYPSKAGHGLMDTWYDSSVPSYSPTNWMVPREHGKSFQTGSPDTKAEGLEGQINRLAELIGRLEDKTLWFDLHQRLSDSESTACTYLLLVRDEMTVSHKHLGEFCSSLKQYLKSVAGERDCFHVTAVKLPDGVTFIIYEFWETEEDWKRHLQSATCKGFQHVKVDTLSQPEAVSSVAVPAAWCTLSRE